A genomic window from Sparus aurata chromosome 4, fSpaAur1.1, whole genome shotgun sequence includes:
- the onecut1 gene encoding hepatocyte nuclear factor 6 isoform X1, with amino-acid sequence MNAQLSMENIGDLHGVHESVAGHGELLSGHSPHSRPSPRGLSHRAMGMATLLDSGDYHPSHGHLHPAISMCEAPPGMSASSTYTTLTPLQPLPPISTVSDKFPPHHHHHHHHPHHPHPHPHQRIPGNVSGSFTLMREDRSLAPMNSLYPAYHHKDPCMGQSLSPLSGSGLASIHTTQAGIPPYAHPGAAMPGEKMLTPSGFEAHHPAMLGRHTEQHMSSSAGMVQINGLHHHPHAHLGAQGHGQGLGNSREQASGPGQQGGGGGGGGVSGGQMEEVNTKEVAQRITTELKRYSIPQAIFAQRVLCRSQGTLSDLLRNPKPWSKLKSGRETFRRMWKWLQEPEFQRMSALRLAGERSLACKRKEQDHGRSERGNMTKKPRLVFTDVQRRTLHAIFKENKRPSKELQVTIAQQLGLELATVSNFFMNARRRSLDKWVDDGSGHSVNSGPNACTKA; translated from the exons ATGAACGCACAGCTGTCGATGGAGAATATTGGCGACCTGCACGGAGTGCATGAGTCCGTGGCCGGTCACGGAGAGCTGCTGAGTGGCCACAGTCCACATTCCCGTCCGAGCCCCCGGGGTCTGAGCCACCGCGCTATGGGCATGGCGACCCTGCTGGACAGCGGAGACTATCATCCCAGCCACGGACACTTGCATCCAGCCATCAGCATGTGTGAAGCCCCCCCTGGCATGAGTGCGAGCAGCACTTACACCACCCTAACGCCCCTGCAGCCCTTACCCCCCATCTCCACCGTGTCCGACAAGTTTCCTccccatcatcaccaccaccaccaccatccccacCATCCTCACCCTCACCCGCACCAGAGGATCCCCGGAAATGTCAGCGGCAGCTTCACGTTGATGCGCGAGGACCGGAGTCTGGCGCCTATGAACAGTCTGTATCCCGCATATCATCACAAGGATCCCTGCATGGGCCAGAGCCTCTCCCCGCTGTCCGGCTCCGGTCTGGCCAGCATACACACGACCCAGGCCGGCATCCCTCCCTACGCTCATCCCGGTGCCGCCATGCCTGGTGAGAAGATGCTCACCCCCAGCGGGTTCGAGGCTCACCACCCGGCCATGCTCGGCAGACACACGGAGCAGCACATGAGCTCCTCGGCGGGCATGGTACAAATCAACGGCCTCCACCACCACCCGCACGCCCACCTTGGCGCGCAGGGGCATGGCCAGGGGCTGGGGAACAGCCGGGAGCAGGCCTCCGGGCCCGGGCAGCAAGGGGGCGGCGGTGGAGGGGGTGGTGTTTCTGGGGgccagatggaggaggtgaatACCAAAGAGGTGGCGCAGAGGATCACCACGGAGCTGAAGCGCTACAGCATCCCTCAGGCCATCTTTGCCCAGCGGGTCCTGTGCAGGTCCCAGGGGACCCTGTCCGACTTGCTGAGGAACCCCAAACCCTGGTCCAAGCTCAAGTCCGGCAGAGAGACCTTCCGCCGCATGTGGAAATGGCTGCAGGAGCCTGAGTTCCAACGCATGAGCGCGCTCAGGCTCGCAGGTGAGCGAAGCCTCG CATGCAAGCGAAAGGAACAAGACCACGGCAGGAGCGAGCGGGGGAACATGACCAAAAAGCCTCGGCTGGTGTTCACAGATGTGCAGCGGCGGACGCTCCACGCCATCTTCAAGGAGAACAAGCGTCCATCCAAAGAGCTGCAGGTCACCATCGCCCAGCAGCTGGGCCTGGAGCTGGCCACGGTCAGCAACTTCTTTATGAACGCACGCCGCCGGAGCCTAGATAAGTGGGTGGACGACGGCTCCGGTCACTCAGTCAACTCTGGCCCCAACGCCTGCACCAAAGCCTAG
- the onecut1 gene encoding hepatocyte nuclear factor 6 isoform X2 → MNAQLSMENIGDLHGVHESVAGHGELLSGHSPHSRPSPRGLSHRAMGMATLLDSGDYHPSHGHLHPAISMCEAPPGMSASSTYTTLTPLQPLPPISTVSDKFPPHHHHHHHHPHHPHPHPHQRIPGNVSGSFTLMREDRSLAPMNSLYPAYHHKDPCMGQSLSPLSGSGLASIHTTQAGIPPYAHPGAAMPGEKMLTPSGFEAHHPAMLGRHTEQHMSSSAGMVQINGLHHHPHAHLGAQGHGQGLGNSREQASGPGQQGGGGGGGGVSGGQMEEVNTKEVAQRITTELKRYSIPQAIFAQRVLCRSQGTLSDLLRNPKPWSKLKSGRETFRRMWKWLQEPEFQRMSALRLAACKRKEQDHGRSERGNMTKKPRLVFTDVQRRTLHAIFKENKRPSKELQVTIAQQLGLELATVSNFFMNARRRSLDKWVDDGSGHSVNSGPNACTKA, encoded by the exons ATGAACGCACAGCTGTCGATGGAGAATATTGGCGACCTGCACGGAGTGCATGAGTCCGTGGCCGGTCACGGAGAGCTGCTGAGTGGCCACAGTCCACATTCCCGTCCGAGCCCCCGGGGTCTGAGCCACCGCGCTATGGGCATGGCGACCCTGCTGGACAGCGGAGACTATCATCCCAGCCACGGACACTTGCATCCAGCCATCAGCATGTGTGAAGCCCCCCCTGGCATGAGTGCGAGCAGCACTTACACCACCCTAACGCCCCTGCAGCCCTTACCCCCCATCTCCACCGTGTCCGACAAGTTTCCTccccatcatcaccaccaccaccaccatccccacCATCCTCACCCTCACCCGCACCAGAGGATCCCCGGAAATGTCAGCGGCAGCTTCACGTTGATGCGCGAGGACCGGAGTCTGGCGCCTATGAACAGTCTGTATCCCGCATATCATCACAAGGATCCCTGCATGGGCCAGAGCCTCTCCCCGCTGTCCGGCTCCGGTCTGGCCAGCATACACACGACCCAGGCCGGCATCCCTCCCTACGCTCATCCCGGTGCCGCCATGCCTGGTGAGAAGATGCTCACCCCCAGCGGGTTCGAGGCTCACCACCCGGCCATGCTCGGCAGACACACGGAGCAGCACATGAGCTCCTCGGCGGGCATGGTACAAATCAACGGCCTCCACCACCACCCGCACGCCCACCTTGGCGCGCAGGGGCATGGCCAGGGGCTGGGGAACAGCCGGGAGCAGGCCTCCGGGCCCGGGCAGCAAGGGGGCGGCGGTGGAGGGGGTGGTGTTTCTGGGGgccagatggaggaggtgaatACCAAAGAGGTGGCGCAGAGGATCACCACGGAGCTGAAGCGCTACAGCATCCCTCAGGCCATCTTTGCCCAGCGGGTCCTGTGCAGGTCCCAGGGGACCCTGTCCGACTTGCTGAGGAACCCCAAACCCTGGTCCAAGCTCAAGTCCGGCAGAGAGACCTTCCGCCGCATGTGGAAATGGCTGCAGGAGCCTGAGTTCCAACGCATGAGCGCGCTCAGGCTCGCAG CATGCAAGCGAAAGGAACAAGACCACGGCAGGAGCGAGCGGGGGAACATGACCAAAAAGCCTCGGCTGGTGTTCACAGATGTGCAGCGGCGGACGCTCCACGCCATCTTCAAGGAGAACAAGCGTCCATCCAAAGAGCTGCAGGTCACCATCGCCCAGCAGCTGGGCCTGGAGCTGGCCACGGTCAGCAACTTCTTTATGAACGCACGCCGCCGGAGCCTAGATAAGTGGGTGGACGACGGCTCCGGTCACTCAGTCAACTCTGGCCCCAACGCCTGCACCAAAGCCTAG